ATCGTTAAAACAAATAACCTCGGTGCTGTGAATGGTGTAAAGTCCTCCTAAATCTACAATCGCCCATTCTGGATAGGTTTGAGCCGACCATCTAGAATCTTCGTCACCATCAACAAGGTTAGCGGCTGGATTAGTCGATTGTTCGCTAGAATATGACACCGATTTTTCTAAAGCCACATTGGTAGAAGTTGGTGTAGGCCCAGACCCGCCACCTGTTAAGGTTAACTCATTAAAGTAAACAGTAGCCTCACCACTATCTTGTAGATAGACACCATTTTTCCAATAACTTGGGAATGACCAAAAAGATACATCGACATTGACTAATTCTGTACCATTAACCTCAACGATCATATCGCCAGAATCTATAGTAATATCACAATCAAAATAGCCGCTAGGTGTCGCTCCAAGATCGATATGAGTTGTACTTACTCCTGCAGCATCAACTTTAACTGCAGCCCATAAATGGTCATCACTTTGGTAAACACGTAATAAAGGTTTATTTGGCCCACTACCAACATTGGCATCATCATGAATTTGCATGATGGTTAACTGCTCACAGGTTTGCTCTATAATATTTACATTGGCGTGAAGCGTTTGAGAACTCCCATCGACATACCAGTTTTCTAGGAATCTTAATTCCGATCGTTGCGATGTTCCTCCTGAATCTCTAGTTTGATAAAACGCTAATTTATCGCCATCGGCAACATAAAATGTATTTGAAGCATAGCCAGCAATAATTTCGGCGTCGGTAGCTTCTGTGCCACTTAACGGCGATTGTAATTTACACTGCACTAAATAATCTTGAAACTTAACTAAATCGTAAGGCACAGTACCGTTATTAGCACTCCCATTTACGGTTACCACAGTTGTATCGGTAAAATCCCCATCATCTGTAGTTACTGTAATATTAGCCGAACCTTCTGAAACTGCCGTAACCACACCGTTAGCATTTACTGTAGCCACATTGGTATTGCTACTACTGTAACTTACCTCTTTATTAGTCGCATCACTCGGACTAACACTTGCCGAAAGTTGCTCGGTATCGCCTTCATCTAAAGTTACATTTGAAGGTGTTAATGACACTGAAGTTACCGCCACTGTTGATGGCGCATCTTCGCCAGCAAACACACGAAGCTCTAATAAGCTTACCCAGCTTCCGGTATATGAATCTGCTCCTGTTACTGTAATTTTTACAAATCGGGCATCAATGCTATCAAAAGAATCAGCAATCGGATTTGAAGTTGTTCCTCCCGATGTGTTGCTACTTCTGTTGACCACTTCGGTGTAATTGCCATTCTGGGCATTAGATACCGAGATAGTATATTGGTAAGCTCTATCATTATAACATACCAATTCGGTACTTCCTAAAGTGTATACAGAACCTAAATCGATTGTTGCCGTTTGTGGAAAGCCGGAAACCGACCATCGTGTGCCTGTATCGCCATCAACCAAATTAGATGCCACATGAACTCCATCGGCTGTACCCGTACCTTGCACCGATTTATTTAAAGCTACATTATCACCTACCGAAGGTGTTGGCGCTTCTTCAACGGTCATATTTATAGTATCGGTATACCCACCATCGTCGGTAGTTACGGTAATAGTAGCATGACCTTCAGCATGACCGGTAACAACACCATCTGAATTTACTGAAGCCACACTCGAACTACTCGTACTATAACTCACGCTTTTATTCGATGCATCGGAAGGACTTACTGTAACAGATAAAGATTGAGATTCTCCAACAGACAGATTTAAATTGCTAGCTGAAAAAGCCACAGAAGACACTTCGACATTTCCTGATGAAGCAGCTTCTTGTGTTACTTGAATCGTTTGGTTAGACACTCCAGAACCACTTACTGTAATAGTTCCTGAGCGCTCTGAATCGGCTGTATTTTCTTGAACAGTAACGTTAATAGTACCATTACCAGAATCAGAAGATGGCGATACTGTAATCCAAGATTGGTTATCAGTAACCGCCCAACTTACGTTTGAAGACACGTTTACTGTTGCTGTGTCTCCTTCCGCAGGAAAATCACTCAAAGAAGCCACTGATAAATAATCACCTGAGCTTCCGTTACCTGTAGCATCCAAAAAGCTAGCACCTACAGAAACACCAACCATACTATTGGTATGTGGTGCAAAAGTTGCAGAACCACTAGCACCACTCACCTCGTGAGCACCAGCATCCATATTAGAATTCGGTCTTGTACGTCCTTCAATATCGTTATTTACAGTAGAACTATAAGCGCTACCGGCTGCATTTGCCGCTGCCCCTGAAGCACTAGGCTTAAAAATTTCACCGCTAGCCGAAAAATTAGCGTTGGCTTCTGTAATTCCAGAATCTGAAATACCAATAGGTGCACCTCCAAAAATATTGCCCTCGTAAGTCATGCCTTGTCCAGTTCCAGAAATATCACCACTTACAATATTCGATTCTGTACTATAAACAACATTATAAGCTAAAACCCCAGTTGGATCGTAGCTGGAACGATCGTTATAAAAAATTGGCGATTCCACATTATATAAGGTATTAAAAGCAACCACGATACCATCTACTTTTTGATAGCCGTTAGTAGTTCCTCCAGAAGTATCAGATCCTCCTACTAGCGTGATACCATTATTCCATTTATCGCCACTACTCACCACATCTTGAATGTAGTTGTTGGTAATAACATGGTAACTATCGGTGATTCTAATACCCCCTGTACCTTCAACATTTTCTCCTAGAAAATAATTTCCTTCTACTTTAGCACGCGCTCCATGTCGCATCACTAAAGAACCTCTACACCTTCTAAAAGTGTTGTTGCGGTATACGTTATCGGCACTTTTGTTGGTTATAATTTCGTTTTCACCATCAGCTTTGTAAAAATAATTACCTTCTACAGTTACGCTTGCACTTTTATCTTGAAATTCGCTTGTACCAACTCGAATTGTTTCACTGTCGCCAGAATGCGTTGTAGAGGGGTCACGCTTAATATAATTATAGAAATAATTGTTTCTTATGATATGCCCTACAGGGTTATAATCATTATACTCTAGTTCTACCAATACTAGAGCTCCTGGGCTATTTTTGTTAAGAAAAGAACAATTTTCAACCACGTTATTGGTACCATAAAGTACTATCCAGCGGTGTTTATCTGTACCACTAGGGGTTAGATTATTAAATCCGCAGTTTCTAATGGTTGAATGATTGGCGTAAGCACTACTCTTTCTAAATTGAATGTGATTATTACTGCCAGGCCCACCATTCCAGTAGAACCCATCGATAACAACATAGTCTCCAGAAATATCCATATTGGTTAAGCCCGTAAAGACTGCGCTCCCAGGGGTTTGTGCTCTTAAGATAATCGGGTTTGAAGCAGTTCCGTTTGCAGTGAAATTAATTCTTTGTTCATCACTGTAGGTTCCGTTGGTCCAAGTAACCACATCTCCAGGAGATAGGCTTAATGCGTTAAACTCATCGGCTGAGCTAACGGTGTAATCGGCGCCATAGGTCTGTAAAGCGCACAAAAGGGTCGTAACGAAAAGAGCCATGCGGCCAATTCGTTTAAATAAAAAATGTTTCATTTAAGTTTAGTTTAAGTTTTAATTAAAAAAATGGTTTAATTGGTAAATCAAACTGGTTATTCAAAGTGGTGAACCAGTTTGATTCTTACGCAATGTAAAAGAAAGAAGATAATTTAACAACTGAAAATCAACATTTTAGACAAACAACACGTTAATTAACATTTGAAACGAATTCGATAAAAAGTATTTTTCATGATTAAAACACATATCAAAACACTTGAAAACTGTTGCTATATCTACATTTAAAGCTTCTGAATTTTATAAAATATTATTGTTGTCCGATAAAAAACAGAATTAGCTAAAAAAGCTTTGGTGTTGGCCTTTTTTATTGATCGCACTCTTTATTTTGAAAACAGAACCTCCTTATGGGTCAAAAAGGCTTAATTGCCCAATGTTTTTGGTTGTAATCTCTTCCCAATTAGCTTCTGGGTTTTTCAGGAATTTGAACAAATCGATATATGTCATCAAATGGTATCGTATGACGGACATCATATTGGAATAAGCCCAGTTTCTTTGGGCTTTTCTTTGGATCACAAGCATAATGAGCTGGATTATCAAACTGACCCAGATTTGTATTTCGATGGCATTTTGATTGTCTCCCAAAAAATACTTTAGCGGAAAGTTCTGTTTAAGCCGCTTGAACATCGTCTCAATCTGCCACCTATTTTTATAGATGTCGGCTATTTTGTCTGCATCAAGATCATAATTATTAGTGATGAACTCATAAACTTTTTGGTGCTTTTCGTGCCAAAAAGCGATTCTCCTCAGGGAAAAAGCGTTGCCGTTTTTGTCCGTAAGCCCTATTTTTTCGTCCTTTAGGACAGCATCGTCCACTTTATTGGAGATATCAAACTCTTCAAGGCTTGTATAGCGAGCATTGTCCTTTTGCCGAGTCACAAAGTAAACATCTTCCAGTGTCCATTTTTGGTATTGCTCATAATCCACATACCCTTTGTCAAAAACCACATAAGAGCCCTTCTTGAGTTCCAGGTCTTTTAAAAAGGTGTGGTCGTGCGTGGCCGCGCTTGAAAACTTAATCAGACAAGGAACGTCTTCCATGGCGTTTATCATAGTATGCATCTTGATACCTCCTTTCTTTTTGCCGTTGAGCGGGTTCCTTCCTACACCTTTAAGAATGTCACTAAATAGGGGGATGGTCGAGGAATCAACGATTTTAAGGTTCTTCACTGCAGGTTCTAAGGGTCTGCTGTCCGATAAAAAGCGATGGTAACGTTTGTAGAGTAAATGATAAATATCGGCAAATACTTCAGAGCTTCTTCTCCTGTTAGCATCTGACAAGGTACTGCGTTTTGGAAAGTCCGTGAGTCCTAGATGGTTGATCTTTCCCTCGCAGGCAAGCATAATACTGGAAACCTCACGAAGTGAGCTACAGCCACTGATCACGGTAAATACCATAGTGGCCAAATGCTCATAGGTGGTAAACTTTTTGGTATAGCGATCGCTGTTGTGCTTTTTGGCTGTCCGATGAACATCTTTGGGCAAAATGAAATTTAATACCTGTTTGATTATGGGTTGTCCGCTAAAGTTTTTACTTTTATTCATATCTTGGATGTGTGATAACTTCAAGATACAAAATAAGCGGGAAATCCTATCTTGGAAATCCCGCTTTTTAAATCTTTTATCGGACACTAATGATAAAATATATAAAAAAACAAGTCAAAAATTACATTTATGAAAACCAGATAAAAAGTGTTTTTTTGTTAGAACGAAGATTCAAGTTTTGGTTTTGAGGTTTTAGAAATGTCTTTTTCAAAAGAAAAGTGACTCTTTTCAGAATCACTTATGTGTTTTTTGCTTCGACAGGATTTAAATAATTCATAAAAACCCTCGTTGCAAATGATCTAAACCGTCTTGCTTAAAAATGTGAAAAACATTTTACGTAAAACAGTGTAGATCATTTAGTCGGGATGACAGGATTTGAACCTGCGACCACACGGCCCCCAGCCGTGTACGCTAACCGGACTGCGCCACATCCCGATATTTACTTTAATTTATTTAACACACTTGACATTAGATGGACAACTCAAAATAAAATCAACTATTATCTTCTAAATATCTCTTAATTCCACGTTTCTTTATTTTTGTTTCTATCAATATAGCATCTGTACGACTGCTAAAACTATAAGTTTTGATCAAAACCCAAGGAACTCCTTTACTTGTGTATTTAGCCCCTCTTTGATTATGAGTAGCTAAACGTTTATCCACATTCTTGGTTTGTCCAACATAATATCGGTTAAGTGTCTCACTAAATATGATATAAACTAAATACTCCATTTAATTTTTTGGCTTTCAAAACGACCATCACGCTGCAAGCGTGATACGCTAACCGGACTGCGCCACATCCCGATTTAAATCATGAGATAAAGTATCTTGTGATTTTAATGAAATTGTTTTAAAAGTAGACAACTTGTTACTTGTCAGGTTGAGCTTGTCGAAACCCAAAGGGGTGCGGGTACATGAAGATATTTCGACAAGCTCAATATGACACAGTTATTGACTTTTAAATCAATTTTAGATTTTATTTTAATTGTAGGTTGAAGTAGCGACTTCAAAATCGGCATCCTTAGACGCTAAGTAACGTTCTGCATCAAGAGCTGCCATACAACCAGTACCAGCCGCTGTAATGGCTTGTCTGTATACATGATCGGCGGCATCACCGGAAACAAATACACCATCTATATTCGTTTTAGAAGTACCAGGCACATTAATAATGTATCCTGTCTCATCTAAATCTAAAAACCCTTTAAAAATATCGGTGTTTGGTTTGTGTCCAATGGCCACGAAGAAACCAGTTGCTGGAATCTCATGTTTTTCTTTAGTTACTTTATTATAAACACGTACACCGTTTACTACTTGTCCGTCACCTAAAACCTCATCAGTTTCCGTGTTAAACAAAATCTCGATGTTTTCTGTATTCTTAACGCGATTAGCCATAATTTTAGAGGCTCTAAACTCATCTCTACGAACAAGCATGGTCACTTTTTTACAAAGCTTTGATAAATAATGCGCTTCTTCACAGGCAGAATCACCAGCACCAACAATAACAACTTCTTGATTTCTATAAAAGAATCCGTCGCAAACCGCACAAGCAGAAACTCCGCCTCCAAGTTTTAAATATTTTTGTTCTGAATCTAATCCTAAATATTTAGCAGACGCCCCTGTTGAAATAATAACGGTATCACAGTGAATCTCTTTTTCGTCGTTTACCCAAACTTTATGTACATCGCTAGAGAAATCAACTTTGGTGATCCAACCATCACGCACATCGGCTTCGAAACGCTCTGCTTGCTTTTGCAATTCCATCATCATTTCTGGTCCAGTAACACCTTCTGGATATCCAGGAAAATTCTCAACCTCGTTAGTCGTTGTTAATTGACCGCCTGGTTGTGTACCTTGATATAAAACAGGATTCATGTTTGCTCGAGCAGCATAAATAGCAGCTGTATAACCAGCTGGTCCCGATCCTATAATAAGGCATTTTACTTTTTCTATTGTTTCAGACATAATCTTAACTTTTTAACATCACAAAAGTAGCTTTTTTGTTAGAAAACTTACAGTTAATTTATCAACAGTTTTTATATATTGATAATAATAACTTATAGCTACAAAAAAGCCCCAAAAAACGGGGCTTTGAATCATTTTATTTATAAGATAAATTAGCTACTGAATTTGTGCTTCAGCTCTATTATCTTCAATCTCGGCAGCATCTTTTAAAGCATTGTAAAGTCTCGCATTTACGATACTTGTTTTTTGTTGCTCAACACGATTAGCAGCCGCTTGATAATTTTCTAATTTTACTGCAGGTGTTACTTTAGTAACTTGAATAGCATACACCCCTTTTTCACCTTCTAACAAACCAGAAGTTTCTCCTTCATTAAGTCCAAAAGCAGCTCCAACTACAAAAGGTTCTCTTCCAGCTCCAGAAATTGTTGGATTTTTCATGTTGATCCCTGTAGCTGTTTTAACAGACGTTTTTTCAGCAGCAGCGATTTCTTCTAAAGCAGTTGCTGAAATTCTATCTTTAATCATTTCAGCTTTTCTTTGTTTTCTAAGAATAGGTAAAACACGTGCTGTTGCATCATCAACAGACATTAAACCTGCTTTGTTTTGAGCGACAACCTGTGCGATAACATAACCACCAGGAATGTTAAATCGTTTGATATCACCAACTTCTACATCTTTTTCAAAAGCCCAACGTACAATTGGTCTTTGATTTCCAACACCAGGAATACTTTCGTCTAAAATTTTAATACCATTAACTGGTCGAACTGTGAACTTATTTTCTTTGGCTACAGTTTCAAAATCGCCTTCACCTGCTTTTATTTCGAAGTTAGAGGCGTCTCTAAATACTTTATCTGTAGTCGCTTCCGATGGTTCAATTTTTCTAGCTATAGTCCCTACTTGAACGGCTTTCTTAGGGTCTTTAAGTCCTTCAATTTCTATAATATGGAAACCGAAAGCTGTTTTTACAACACCTAAGTCACCTACTTTACCTCCAAACTCGAAATCGTTAAATTCTGGAACCATAGAACCATAAGCATGCCAATCGTAGCGCCCTTCATTAGAAACACTTCCTTGATCTGAAGAATACTCGGTAACAAATTCTGGGAATTTAGAACGATCTGTTTTTAAAACAGCTAATAAACTATCGGCAGTAGATTTAGCTTGCGCCTCGGTTTGTGTCACTTGGGGAGCAGCACTTCTAGCCCCTAAGAAAGGGATTAAAATATGTCTAACCTTAGCTGAATCTGGAATTTGTTTTACAGCAACAATTTTTGAAATTTTAAAATATCCCAATTCTTTGTAAGGCCCGTAAACTTGAACTTCTTCTAAATTAAAAATAGCATCAGCATGTTCTTCAGGTAAGTTTTCTTTAAATAAGAAACGGTTATTGAATTTAATATCTGAAGCAGCAACAGAGTTGATATAATCTTCATTATCGGTAGCTTCAGCAAAAGGTGTAATGACATTCTTTCTACCATTTGCATCAACCAACTGACCTTTTTTATATCTGTTCAGCTCTTCTTTAATCATGTTTTCATCTTCTACAGATGCTTCCTCGTTAAACTGAACAAAACGAATATCTCTTGAAGCCTCTACTTCAAATTGTTTTTTATTTTCATTGATATATTCTGAGATGTCCGATTTACTAATTTTCACAAGACTATCAGGAATTGAAGTATACGCTACTTGTACATATTTAAGGTCCACTTTGTTACCTTCTAATTGGTGTTCTAATTCCCCTTCGGCCAAAGTCCCTGTTAAACCGGCTTTAACCATATTATAATAGTTTTGGTTAAGCGCATTTGCAGCGATTTGCTTTTCGTAATTTACCCAGCTTTGAAAACCTGCAGGCGAAGTTTCTTTAAGATTAGCGATATATTCATTTAATTTATTCTCATCGAATATGCCAGCTTCATTTAAAAACTCAGGGCTTGTAGCTAAAGATGTTCTCAATAAATCTCTCATTTGATCTTTCTCTACAGTAATACCTAGCTCTTCGAACTGCGACTCCATAATGGCTTGTCTTACTTCTTGCTCCCAAACACGATTCATTACTTGGGTATTTGTAGCCGTTGGCCCCGCTTGTCTTTGCGCGATTTCAACTTTTTGTAAAAAGTCTTCACGTGTAATTTC
This genomic interval from Tamlana carrageenivorans contains the following:
- a CDS encoding chondroitinase-B domain-containing protein, yielding MKHFLFKRIGRMALFVTTLLCALQTYGADYTVSSADEFNALSLSPGDVVTWTNGTYSDEQRINFTANGTASNPIILRAQTPGSAVFTGLTNMDISGDYVVIDGFYWNGGPGSNNHIQFRKSSAYANHSTIRNCGFNNLTPSGTDKHRWIVLYGTNNVVENCSFLNKNSPGALVLVELEYNDYNPVGHIIRNNYFYNYIKRDPSTTHSGDSETIRVGTSEFQDKSASVTVEGNYFYKADGENEIITNKSADNVYRNNTFRRCRGSLVMRHGARAKVEGNYFLGENVEGTGGIRITDSYHVITNNYIQDVVSSGDKWNNGITLVGGSDTSGGTTNGYQKVDGIVVAFNTLYNVESPIFYNDRSSYDPTGVLAYNVVYSTESNIVSGDISGTGQGMTYEGNIFGGAPIGISDSGITEANANFSASGEIFKPSASGAAANAAGSAYSSTVNNDIEGRTRPNSNMDAGAHEVSGASGSATFAPHTNSMVGVSVGASFLDATGNGSSGDYLSVASLSDFPAEGDTATVNVSSNVSWAVTDNQSWITVSPSSDSGNGTINVTVQENTADSERSGTITVSGSGVSNQTIQVTQEAASSGNVEVSSVAFSASNLNLSVGESQSLSVTVSPSDASNKSVSYSTSSSSVASVNSDGVVTGHAEGHATITVTTDDGGYTDTINMTVEEAPTPSVGDNVALNKSVQGTGTADGVHVASNLVDGDTGTRWSVSGFPQTATIDLGSVYTLGSTELVCYNDRAYQYTISVSNAQNGNYTEVVNRSSNTSGGTTSNPIADSFDSIDARFVKITVTGADSYTGSWVSLLELRVFAGEDAPSTVAVTSVSLTPSNVTLDEGDTEQLSASVSPSDATNKEVSYSSSNTNVATVNANGVVTAVSEGSANITVTTDDGDFTDTTVVTVNGSANNGTVPYDLVKFQDYLVQCKLQSPLSGTEATDAEIIAGYASNTFYVADGDKLAFYQTRDSGGTSQRSELRFLENWYVDGSSQTLHANVNIIEQTCEQLTIMQIHDDANVGSGPNKPLLRVYQSDDHLWAAVKVDAAGVSTTHIDLGATPSGYFDCDITIDSGDMIVEVNGTELVNVDVSFWSFPSYWKNGVYLQDSGEATVYFNELTLTGGGSGPTPTSTNVALEKSVSYSSEQSTNPAANLVDGDEDSRWSAQTYPEWAIVDLGGLYTIHSTEVICFNDRAYQYTIEVSEDGNNFTEVVDRSNNSTGGSNGAPISDDFSEIDARYVRISVSGANSYSGDWISIEELRVFGYSSATSKSSSSKLENDSLQMVTLWPNPASHTVNISGLDTASSVMVFDQTGKVVINQPLVGDSVDISNLNSGVYIFRIIGNDKVINKRIIKN
- a CDS encoding IS4 family transposase, coding for MNKSKNFSGQPIIKQVLNFILPKDVHRTAKKHNSDRYTKKFTTYEHLATMVFTVISGCSSLREVSSIMLACEGKINHLGLTDFPKRSTLSDANRRRSSEVFADIYHLLYKRYHRFLSDSRPLEPAVKNLKIVDSSTIPLFSDILKGVGRNPLNGKKKGGIKMHTMINAMEDVPCLIKFSSAATHDHTFLKDLELKKGSYVVFDKGYVDYEQYQKWTLEDVYFVTRQKDNARYTSLEEFDISNKVDDAVLKDEKIGLTDKNGNAFSLRRIAFWHEKHQKVYEFITNNYDLDADKIADIYKNRWQIETMFKRLKQNFPLKYFLGDNQNAIEIQIWVSLIIQLIMLVIQRKAQRNWAYSNMMSVIRYHLMTYIDLFKFLKNPEANWEEITTKNIGQLSLFDP
- a CDS encoding GIY-YIG nuclease family protein; the protein is MEYLVYIIFSETLNRYYVGQTKNVDKRLATHNQRGAKYTSKGVPWVLIKTYSFSSRTDAILIETKIKKRGIKRYLEDNS
- the trxB gene encoding thioredoxin-disulfide reductase — protein: MSETIEKVKCLIIGSGPAGYTAAIYAARANMNPVLYQGTQPGGQLTTTNEVENFPGYPEGVTGPEMMMELQKQAERFEADVRDGWITKVDFSSDVHKVWVNDEKEIHCDTVIISTGASAKYLGLDSEQKYLKLGGGVSACAVCDGFFYRNQEVVIVGAGDSACEEAHYLSKLCKKVTMLVRRDEFRASKIMANRVKNTENIEILFNTETDEVLGDGQVVNGVRVYNKVTKEKHEIPATGFFVAIGHKPNTDIFKGFLDLDETGYIINVPGTSKTNIDGVFVSGDAADHVYRQAITAAGTGCMAALDAERYLASKDADFEVATSTYN
- a CDS encoding peptidylprolyl isomerase; this translates as MAVLNKIRQRSLFLILIIALALFAFVLADLFKNSDALTAKSQNVIATVNGKEITREDFLQKVEIAQRQAGPTATNTQVMNRVWEQEVRQAIMESQFEELGITVEKDQMRDLLRTSLATSPEFLNEAGIFDENKLNEYIANLKETSPAGFQSWVNYEKQIAANALNQNYYNMVKAGLTGTLAEGELEHQLEGNKVDLKYVQVAYTSIPDSLVKISKSDISEYINENKKQFEVEASRDIRFVQFNEEASVEDENMIKEELNRYKKGQLVDANGRKNVITPFAEATDNEDYINSVAASDIKFNNRFLFKENLPEEHADAIFNLEEVQVYGPYKELGYFKISKIVAVKQIPDSAKVRHILIPFLGARSAAPQVTQTEAQAKSTADSLLAVLKTDRSKFPEFVTEYSSDQGSVSNEGRYDWHAYGSMVPEFNDFEFGGKVGDLGVVKTAFGFHIIEIEGLKDPKKAVQVGTIARKIEPSEATTDKVFRDASNFEIKAGEGDFETVAKENKFTVRPVNGIKILDESIPGVGNQRPIVRWAFEKDVEVGDIKRFNIPGGYVIAQVVAQNKAGLMSVDDATARVLPILRKQRKAEMIKDRISATALEEIAAAEKTSVKTATGINMKNPTISGAGREPFVVGAAFGLNEGETSGLLEGEKGVYAIQVTKVTPAVKLENYQAAANRVEQQKTSIVNARLYNALKDAAEIEDNRAEAQIQ